One Monomorium pharaonis isolate MP-MQ-018 chromosome 4, ASM1337386v2, whole genome shotgun sequence DNA segment encodes these proteins:
- the LOC105830936 gene encoding larval cuticle protein 65Ag1 encodes MFEWIYKAEDVHEMLSQCMTSFRVTARENKIYIFFDMNPLVIALCAVLAVAVAAPVDNPPVDTSPIPILKQALDGPSPDGSYNYSYETGNGIQAQEEGHLNNVGSDSEALEAHGSFSFTDADGQTYQISYIANENGFQPEGAHLPTTPPTPPQILKALQYIAEHPEENEEEH; translated from the exons ATGTTCGAGTGGATATATAAAGCGGAAGACGTGCATGAGATGTTAAGTCAGTGCATGACAAGCTTCCGAGTGACAGCTagggaaaataaaatatatatttttttcgatatGAATCCATTG GTAATCGCTTTGTGCGCCGTCCTGGCAGTGGCAGTCGCCGCCCCCGTTGATAACCCCCCCGTTGACACCAGCCCAATCCCCATTCTCAAGCAAGCCTTGGACGGGCCCAGCCCCGACGGATCTTACAACTACAGCTACGAGACCGGTAACGGTATTCAGGCTCAGGAGGAGGGTCATCTTAACAATGTCGGTAGCGACAGCGAAGCCCTGGAGGCACATGGCAGCTTCAGCTTTACTGACGCCGACGGCCAGACCTATCAAATCTCGTACATAGCCAACGAGAATGGATTCCAGCCAGAGGGTGCTCACTTACCTACCACACCCCCAACGCCACCTCAAATCCTAAAGGCCCTTCAGTACATTGCTGAACATCCCGAGGAGAATGAAGAAGAGCATTAA